One window of the Streptomyces sp. TS71-3 genome contains the following:
- a CDS encoding ABC transporter permease subunit, with the protein MADERHGGGRAAQAAVQPGGGPAAQAAVVLPGGALLPRRLRSADRETARLALHAEWTKLRTVPAPAWLPASMVVLTVALGAATSATAGCPAPKAGGDPVRTALSGVMLGQAAAAVLAVLVIGDEYGTGMIRTTLTAVPRRTVALAAKAGVVAGAVLAAGVLAVLGSLLACLLVLPALGVGGVQGCPALPPSGGPMLRAAAGSVLYLVLVALLALGVATAVRDSAAAVGAVLALLYLFPLLATVVADPDWHRRLERAGPMTAGLAVQVTVHQDRVVIGPWAGLGVLAAWSAAALLAGGLLLRARDV; encoded by the coding sequence GTGGCGGACGAGCGGCACGGTGGCGGGCGCGCTGCTCAGGCGGCGGTCCAGCCCGGCGGCGGCCCGGCTGCTCAGGCGGCGGTGGTCCTGCCCGGCGGCGCATTGCTCCCGCGGCGGCTGCGCTCGGCGGACCGGGAGACCGCGCGGCTGGCGCTGCACGCGGAGTGGACGAAGCTGCGCACCGTGCCCGCCCCCGCCTGGTTGCCGGCCAGCATGGTCGTGCTCACCGTGGCGCTGGGCGCCGCCACGTCCGCGACCGCCGGCTGCCCCGCTCCGAAGGCCGGCGGCGACCCGGTGCGGACCGCGCTGTCCGGGGTGATGCTGGGTCAGGCCGCGGCGGCGGTCCTGGCCGTGCTGGTGATCGGCGACGAGTACGGCACCGGCATGATCCGCACCACCCTCACCGCGGTGCCCCGCCGGACGGTGGCCCTGGCCGCCAAGGCGGGCGTCGTGGCCGGCGCGGTGCTGGCCGCGGGGGTGCTGGCCGTGCTCGGGTCCCTGCTGGCCTGCCTGCTCGTGCTGCCCGCTCTCGGCGTCGGCGGCGTGCAGGGCTGTCCCGCACTGCCGCCGTCCGGCGGCCCGATGCTGCGGGCGGCGGCCGGCTCGGTGCTCTATCTCGTGCTGGTGGCGCTGCTCGCCCTGGGCGTTGCCACGGCCGTCCGGGACTCGGCCGCTGCCGTCGGGGCGGTGCTCGCGCTGCTGTACCTCTTTCCGCTGCTGGCCACGGTGGTCGCCGACCCCGACTGGCATCGGCGCCTGGAGCGTGCGGGTCCCATGACCGCGGGGCTGGCGGTGCAGGTGACGGTCCACCAGGACAGGGTGGTCATCGGACCCTGGGCGGGGCTCGGCGTG
- a CDS encoding ABC transporter permease subunit, which yields MSDETVRPSRSGPRPVGGGFVRLLHAEWTKFRTVRGWVLGMLAAVLLTVLFGALGSANGLPCGGGCDHTPPTGPGGEPVSDGFYFVHRPLTGDGSITARIASLTGRHVQGAPGPDGERAASTAAGVQPWAKAGLIVKDGTGQGSAYAAVLVTGGHGARMQYDYTGDLAGRPGRVTADSPRWLRLTRTGTTLTGDESADGEHWHTIGRVRLPGLPGTVRAGLFTTSPDYQVTSHSVHGASSRGGPTVATSRFDHVAFSGPAGSGAAGRSWSGTAVGGPSVARQFAGYRQDGGGFTVSGSGDIAPAAPGQGSGTRTTGNILIGAFAGLMAVIVVAALFVTAEYRRGLIRTTLLAGPRRGRALAAKATVIGAVAFLTGTAAAALTVPLVGALARHSGFYLYPVTAAAELRVILGTGALFGAAAVGTLAVGTLLRRGAAAVTVAVVAIVLPYVIAVASVLAPGPSRWLTRLTPAAAFAVQQTVPVYPQVDAGYTPADGYFPLSPWAGFAVLCGYAVLALALAGYAFRRRDA from the coding sequence ATGAGCGACGAGACGGTGCGGCCGTCCCGTTCCGGGCCCCGCCCGGTGGGCGGCGGGTTCGTCCGGTTGCTGCACGCGGAGTGGACCAAGTTCCGCACGGTACGGGGCTGGGTGCTGGGGATGCTGGCCGCCGTGCTGCTCACCGTGCTCTTCGGAGCGCTGGGCTCGGCGAACGGCCTGCCCTGCGGCGGCGGATGCGACCACACCCCGCCGACCGGGCCGGGCGGCGAGCCGGTGAGCGACGGCTTCTACTTCGTGCACCGCCCGCTGACCGGCGACGGCAGCATCACGGCCCGGATCGCCTCGCTGACGGGACGTCATGTGCAGGGCGCCCCCGGCCCGGACGGGGAGCGGGCCGCGAGCACGGCGGCGGGCGTCCAGCCGTGGGCGAAGGCGGGCCTCATCGTCAAGGACGGCACCGGGCAGGGGTCGGCTTACGCGGCCGTCCTGGTCACCGGCGGCCACGGCGCGCGGATGCAGTACGACTACACCGGCGACCTGGCGGGGCGGCCCGGCCGCGTCACGGCGGACTCCCCGCGGTGGCTGCGGCTCACCCGTACCGGAACCACCCTCACCGGTGACGAGTCCGCCGACGGCGAGCACTGGCACACCATCGGCAGGGTCCGCCTGCCCGGGTTGCCCGGCACGGTGCGGGCCGGGCTGTTCACGACCTCCCCCGACTACCAGGTGACCAGCCACTCGGTGCACGGGGCGAGCAGCCGGGGCGGCCCCACCGTGGCCACCTCCCGCTTCGACCACGTGGCCTTCTCGGGGCCCGCCGGGTCCGGGGCGGCGGGGCGGTCGTGGTCCGGTACGGCGGTCGGCGGCCCGTCCGTGGCACGGCAGTTCGCCGGCTACCGCCAGGACGGCGGCGGATTCACCGTCAGCGGCTCCGGTGACATCGCTCCGGCGGCGCCCGGACAGGGCTCGGGGACCAGGACGACCGGGAACATCCTCATCGGCGCGTTCGCCGGGCTGATGGCGGTGATCGTGGTGGCCGCCCTCTTCGTCACGGCCGAGTACCGCCGCGGCCTGATCCGCACCACCCTGCTCGCGGGCCCGCGCCGCGGCCGGGCGCTGGCGGCGAAGGCCACGGTGATCGGAGCCGTCGCCTTCCTGACCGGGACCGCCGCCGCGGCGCTGACGGTGCCGCTGGTGGGCGCCCTGGCACGGCACAGCGGCTTCTACCTGTACCCGGTGACGGCGGCGGCCGAGCTGCGGGTGATCCTCGGCACCGGGGCGCTCTTCGGGGCCGCCGCGGTCGGGACGCTCGCCGTGGGCACCCTGCTGCGGCGTGGCGCGGCCGCGGTCACCGTCGCCGTGGTGGCGATCGTCCTGCCGTACGTCATCGCCGTGGCCTCGGTGCTGGCGCCGGGACCCTCCCGGTGGCTGACCCGGCTGACCCCTGCGGCCGCGTTCGCCGTCCAGCAGACCGTGCCCGTGTACCCGCAGGTCGACGCCGGGTACACACCGGCCGACGGGTACTTCCCGCTGTCGCCGTGGGCCGGGTTCGCGGTGCTGTGCGGCTACGCCGTGCTCGCCCTGGCCCTGGCCGGGTACGCCTTCCGCAGGCGTGACGCATGA
- a CDS encoding rhamnogalacturonan lyase translates to MAVAALVAAGTAGLAPSGAAAAAPVAPAPVAGPAPAATLTTEHLGHAPVSVHTSGGNLVSWRSLAGDAAGTAFNVYRASSASTAGTAGTAKGTGSAKAAVQPRKLTASPVRGGTDFFDPGAPATADYTIRPVVQGIEQPEAEHAIPFADGYRDVPISPPAGGSGYTYEANDASVGDLDGDGDLDFVLKWQPTNAKDNSQSGTTGNTVVDGYTLEGTRLWRIDLGRNIRSGAHYTQFQVFDYSGDGRAEVAMKTADGTVDGTGRTIGNASADYRNSSGYVLSGPEFLTMFDGRTGAALSTVDYVPPRGTVSSWGDDYGNRVDRFLAATAYVDGQHPSLIEARGYYTRTVISAWDFTGGKLTRRWTFDTTSSTNSGKGYDGQGNHNLSVADVDRDGRDEIVYGAMAVDDNGSGLWTTRNGHGDAMHVGDLDPSRPGLEEFKVDEDSSKPSSWMADARTGQILWSTSPNGDNGRGVSGDIWAGSPGAESWSSAADGLRSTKGTVVGRKPSSANFLAWWDGDTTRELLDGTHIDKYGTSSDQRLLTADGVHANNGTKATPALSGDILGDWREEVVWPTSDNRALRIYSTPYQTDTRITTLLQDRQYREALAWQNTAYNQPPHPSFFIGSGM, encoded by the coding sequence GTGGCCGTCGCCGCGCTGGTGGCCGCCGGTACCGCGGGCCTCGCGCCGTCAGGCGCGGCCGCCGCTGCCCCAGTGGCCCCCGCACCCGTGGCCGGGCCCGCTCCGGCCGCCACCCTCACCACCGAGCACCTCGGCCACGCGCCGGTGAGCGTGCACACCAGCGGCGGCAACCTGGTGAGCTGGCGTTCGCTGGCGGGCGACGCGGCCGGCACGGCGTTCAACGTCTACCGCGCGAGCTCGGCGAGCACGGCCGGCACCGCGGGGACCGCGAAGGGGACCGGCTCGGCGAAGGCGGCGGTGCAGCCGAGGAAGCTGACGGCGTCGCCGGTGCGGGGCGGCACGGACTTCTTCGACCCGGGCGCTCCCGCCACCGCCGACTACACCATCCGCCCGGTGGTGCAGGGGATCGAGCAGCCGGAGGCGGAGCACGCGATCCCGTTCGCGGACGGCTACCGCGACGTGCCGATCTCCCCGCCGGCCGGCGGCAGCGGCTACACGTACGAGGCGAACGACGCCTCGGTGGGGGACCTGGACGGCGACGGTGACCTGGACTTCGTGCTGAAGTGGCAGCCGACGAACGCCAAGGACAACTCGCAGTCCGGCACCACGGGCAACACCGTTGTGGACGGCTACACCCTCGAAGGAACCCGGCTGTGGCGCATCGACCTGGGCCGCAACATCCGCTCGGGCGCGCACTACACGCAGTTCCAGGTCTTCGACTACAGCGGCGACGGCCGTGCCGAGGTCGCGATGAAGACGGCCGACGGCACGGTCGACGGCACCGGCAGGACCATCGGCAACGCCTCGGCGGACTACCGGAACTCCAGCGGTTACGTGCTGTCCGGGCCCGAGTTCCTCACCATGTTCGACGGGCGCACGGGCGCCGCCCTGAGCACCGTCGACTACGTTCCGCCGCGCGGCACGGTCTCCTCCTGGGGCGACGACTACGGCAACCGGGTTGACCGCTTCCTGGCGGCCACCGCCTATGTCGACGGGCAGCACCCGTCGCTGATCGAGGCCCGCGGCTACTACACGCGCACCGTGATCAGCGCCTGGGACTTCACCGGAGGGAAGCTGACCCGCCGCTGGACCTTCGACACCACCAGCTCCACCAACTCCGGCAAGGGGTACGACGGCCAGGGCAACCACAACCTGTCGGTCGCCGACGTCGACCGCGACGGCCGGGACGAGATCGTCTACGGCGCCATGGCCGTCGACGACAACGGAAGCGGCCTGTGGACCACGAGGAACGGCCACGGGGACGCCATGCACGTCGGCGATCTCGACCCGTCCCGCCCGGGCCTTGAGGAGTTCAAGGTGGACGAGGACTCCTCGAAGCCGTCGTCGTGGATGGCGGACGCGCGCACCGGCCAGATCCTGTGGTCCACGTCTCCGAACGGCGACAACGGGCGCGGGGTGAGCGGCGACATCTGGGCGGGCAGTCCGGGCGCCGAGTCCTGGTCGTCGGCCGCGGACGGGCTGCGCAGCACCAAGGGCACGGTGGTGGGCCGCAAGCCGTCCAGCGCCAACTTCCTGGCGTGGTGGGACGGTGACACCACCCGGGAGCTGCTGGACGGTACCCACATCGACAAGTACGGCACCAGCAGCGACCAGCGGCTCCTGACGGCGGACGGCGTGCACGCGAACAACGGCACGAAGGCCACCCCCGCCCTCTCGGGGGACATCCTCGGCGACTGGCGCGAGGAGGTGGTCTGGCCGACGAGCGACAACAGAGCGCTGCGCATCTACTCCACGCCGTACCAGACCGACACCCGGATCACCACGCTGCTCCAGGACCGGCAGTACCGGGAGGCCCTGGCCTGGCAGAACACCGCCTACAACCAGCCCCCGCATCCCAGCTTCTTCATCGGCTCCGGCATGTGA
- a CDS encoding MFS transporter translates to MDDNAPGTIRLSSATGRWVIATTVLGSSMALLDSTIVNVALPRIGRDLNADVALLQWIVNAYTLTLAGLILLGGALGDHLGRRRIFVVGVVWFAAGSLLCGVTPDDVVLVLARALQGIGGALLTPGSLALIQASFHPDDRSRAVGLWSGLGGVGAAIGPFVGGWLVDGPGWRWVFLLNVPLALVCVPIALRHVPESRDPTSTGRFDILGAALGAAALVLVTYSLIGRHAWAGLAGILAGAAFIRVERRRPNAMLPPSLFRSRLFTSVNLVTVCVYAAFGGFFFFVALQLQVVAGYSPFKAGISLLPTTALLLLFSAKSGQLGERLGPRIPLTVGPLFSAAGLLLILRVGPHTSYPADVLPALLVMGLGMVTLVAPLTATVLASVDTAHAGIASGVNNAVARAAGLLAVAALPLLAGAGPLAYRSATQFNGVFHRAMPICAGVLVVGSLTAAWLVRKPELAGKAQPECKVCCTVHAPPLEAQHGRPGRTPPLEPLPPEE, encoded by the coding sequence ATGGACGACAACGCCCCGGGCACCATCAGGCTCTCCTCCGCCACCGGCCGCTGGGTGATCGCGACCACGGTGCTCGGTTCGAGCATGGCCCTGCTGGACTCGACGATCGTCAATGTGGCGCTGCCGCGCATCGGACGCGACCTCAACGCCGACGTGGCGCTGCTGCAATGGATCGTCAACGCCTACACGCTCACCCTTGCCGGCCTGATCCTGCTGGGCGGTGCACTCGGCGACCACCTGGGGCGACGGCGGATCTTCGTGGTGGGCGTGGTCTGGTTCGCCGCGGGTTCGCTGCTCTGCGGCGTGACGCCCGACGACGTGGTGCTGGTGCTGGCCCGTGCCCTCCAGGGCATCGGCGGCGCCCTGCTCACCCCCGGCTCGCTCGCCCTGATCCAGGCCAGCTTCCACCCCGACGACCGGTCCCGGGCGGTGGGGCTGTGGTCCGGCCTCGGCGGAGTGGGCGCGGCGATCGGGCCGTTCGTCGGCGGCTGGCTGGTGGACGGGCCCGGCTGGCGGTGGGTGTTCCTGCTGAACGTGCCGCTCGCCCTGGTCTGCGTGCCGATCGCCCTGCGGCACGTGCCCGAGTCCCGGGACCCCACGTCGACCGGCCGCTTCGACATCCTGGGGGCGGCGCTGGGCGCCGCGGCCCTGGTGCTGGTGACCTACAGCCTGATCGGGCGGCACGCCTGGGCCGGGCTGGCCGGCATCCTCGCGGGAGCGGCGTTCATCAGGGTCGAGCGGCGCCGGCCGAACGCCATGCTGCCCCCGTCGCTGTTCAGGTCCCGGCTCTTCACCTCCGTCAACCTGGTGACGGTCTGCGTGTACGCCGCATTCGGCGGGTTCTTCTTCTTCGTGGCGCTGCAACTCCAGGTGGTCGCGGGCTACTCGCCGTTCAAGGCGGGGATCTCGCTGCTGCCGACCACCGCCCTGCTCCTGCTGTTCTCCGCCAAGTCGGGACAGCTGGGCGAACGCCTCGGCCCGCGCATCCCGCTCACGGTCGGCCCGCTGTTCTCCGCGGCGGGGCTGCTGCTGATACTGCGCGTGGGGCCGCACACCTCGTACCCGGCGGACGTGCTGCCCGCGCTGCTGGTGATGGGCCTCGGCATGGTCACGCTGGTGGCACCGCTGACGGCGACCGTCCTCGCCTCGGTGGACACCGCGCACGCCGGTATCGCCAGCGGCGTCAACAACGCGGTGGCGCGAGCGGCCGGTCTGCTCGCGGTGGCCGCGCTGCCGCTGCTGGCGGGTGCGGGCCCGCTGGCGTACCGCTCGGCGACGCAGTTCAACGGGGTGTTCCACCGCGCGATGCCGATCTGCGCGGGCGTCCTGGTGGTCGGATCGCTGACCGCGGCATGGCTGGTGCGCAAGCCCGAACTCGCCGGGAAGGCGCAGCCGGAGTGCAAGGTCTGCTGCACCGTGCACGCGCCCCCGCTGGAGGCCCAGCACGGGCGCCCCGGCCGGACGCCTCCCCTGGAGCCGCTGCCTCCCGAGGAGTGA
- a CDS encoding ATP-binding protein, with the protein MAPPALDLPSASTPCDGTRHRAVVLRLPAVAASVARARAGARRLLRERRLSPEVAEDAVLVISELVTNAIAHTTGSQVVCRLRAGRTGLRIEVQDQGGGAATPHPRSPAHEDERGRGLVLVGALSSTWGVRQNPGGPGRTVWAELPLTSARPPAAAPAPARPAPLPRLVPSPPGRPRAMEYSERFTFPDGDRP; encoded by the coding sequence GTGGCTCCCCCCGCCCTTGACTTGCCGTCGGCCTCCACCCCCTGCGACGGCACCCGCCACCGGGCCGTCGTCCTCCGCCTGCCGGCGGTCGCCGCATCGGTGGCCAGAGCGCGCGCCGGCGCGCGCCGGCTCCTGCGGGAGCGGCGGCTGAGCCCCGAGGTCGCGGAGGACGCCGTCCTGGTGATCTCCGAACTGGTCACCAACGCGATCGCGCACACCACGGGCAGCCAGGTCGTCTGCCGGCTCCGCGCGGGCAGGACCGGCCTGCGCATCGAGGTCCAGGACCAGGGCGGCGGCGCGGCGACCCCGCACCCCCGCTCCCCGGCCCACGAGGACGAACGCGGCCGCGGTCTCGTCCTCGTCGGCGCGCTCAGCAGCACCTGGGGCGTCCGGCAGAACCCGGGCGGCCCCGGACGCACGGTCTGGGCCGAGCTGCCACTGACGTCCGCCCGACCCCCCGCGGCCGCGCCCGCACCGGCCCGGCCCGCACCCCTCCCCCGCCTCGTCCCCTCCCCGCCCGGAAGGCCCCGCGCCATGGAATACAGCGAACGCTTCACCTTCCCCGATGGTGACCGCCCATGA
- a CDS encoding helix-turn-helix transcriptional regulator, which produces MTAETAWGGAPPVLRRILGRQLEELRTSAGLTYEQAGTAIGVSHSTIRRLEAAKVARFRLADVEKLLQTYGVADQHEIDTFLKSVREANKQGWWHTYRDVMPDWFAAYLSLEQAALQIRAYEPEFVHGLLQTESYARALLGAGNPHAPAEATERMVALRMQRQELLTRPAPPRLWVVMDETVLRWPVGGPAVMREQIDHLVEVNTMPHVTLQIMPFENGPHPAMRAGAFHVFRFKASELPDVVYLNGLVGAVYLDKDDDVVVYREALDRLGAQSVPARKTEAVLGAIRKEL; this is translated from the coding sequence GTGACGGCGGAAACCGCGTGGGGAGGCGCTCCCCCCGTCCTCCGCAGGATCCTCGGCAGGCAGTTGGAGGAGCTCCGGACCAGCGCCGGTCTGACGTACGAACAGGCCGGGACTGCCATCGGCGTGAGTCATTCGACGATCCGCAGGCTGGAAGCCGCGAAGGTGGCTCGATTTAGGCTTGCCGACGTCGAGAAGCTGCTCCAGACGTACGGCGTCGCGGACCAGCACGAGATCGACACCTTCCTGAAGTCCGTCCGGGAGGCCAACAAGCAGGGCTGGTGGCACACCTACCGGGACGTGATGCCGGACTGGTTCGCGGCCTACCTCAGCCTGGAGCAGGCGGCGTTGCAGATCCGTGCCTACGAGCCCGAGTTCGTTCACGGGCTGTTGCAGACGGAGAGTTACGCCCGTGCGCTGCTCGGTGCCGGAAACCCGCACGCCCCTGCGGAGGCCACGGAGCGCATGGTCGCCCTGCGGATGCAGCGCCAGGAGCTGCTGACCCGCCCGGCGCCGCCGCGGCTGTGGGTCGTGATGGACGAGACGGTGCTGAGGTGGCCGGTGGGCGGTCCCGCGGTGATGCGCGAGCAGATCGACCATCTGGTCGAGGTCAACACCATGCCCCATGTCACCTTGCAGATCATGCCGTTCGAGAACGGACCGCATCCGGCGATGCGGGCCGGTGCGTTCCATGTCTTCCGGTTCAAGGCCTCCGAGCTGCCGGACGTCGTCTACCTCAACGGCCTCGTCGGGGCCGTCTATCTGGACAAGGACGACGACGTGGTGGTGTACCGCGAGGCCCTGGACCGGCTGGGTGCCCAGTCGGTACCCGCCCGCAAGACCGAGGCCGTCCTCGGCGCAATTCGCAAGGAGCTCTAG
- a CDS encoding DUF397 domain-containing protein: MPHRDPIRNGMPSRDLGTQGWRKPWSDDAGGACVEAMKLGDGRVALRQSSDPDGPALVFTPREMSSFLAGVKEGDADFLC; the protein is encoded by the coding sequence ATGCCGCACCGGGATCCCATACGCAACGGCATGCCGTCCCGGGACCTCGGCACACAGGGCTGGCGCAAGCCGTGGAGCGACGACGCGGGCGGCGCGTGCGTCGAGGCGATGAAGCTGGGCGACGGGCGGGTCGCGCTGCGCCAGTCGTCCGACCCGGACGGGCCCGCGCTGGTCTTCACGCCGAGGGAGATGTCGAGTTTCCTGGCGGGCGTGAAGGAGGGCGACGCCGACTTCCTGTGCTAG
- a CDS encoding SAM-dependent methyltransferase, giving the protein MRDNGWPADRIDTESAHSARIYDYILGGKDFYPADKEAGDAMAREWPALPVHMRANRDFMNRAVRYLAEEAGVRQFLDIGTGIPTSPNLHEIAQSVAPDSRVVYVDNDPIVLTLSQGLLSSTPEGKTAYVEADMTDPGTILAAPEIRDTLDVDRPVALTVIAIVHFVLDKDDARGIVSRLMEPLPSGSYLAMSIGTADFAPDEVARVAREYAARNMPMRLRTHVEAEQFFDGMELVDPGVVQVHKWHPDGSETEPIRDEDIAMYGAVARKL; this is encoded by the coding sequence GTGCGAGACAACGGATGGCCGGCCGACCGTATCGACACCGAGAGCGCGCATTCGGCGCGCATCTACGACTACATCCTCGGCGGCAAGGACTTCTACCCCGCTGACAAGGAGGCGGGCGACGCCATGGCCCGCGAGTGGCCGGCGCTGCCCGTCCACATGCGGGCCAACCGCGACTTCATGAACCGCGCGGTGCGCTACCTGGCGGAGGAGGCCGGCGTGCGCCAGTTCCTCGACATCGGCACCGGCATCCCGACCTCGCCCAACCTGCACGAGATAGCCCAGTCCGTCGCCCCGGACTCGCGCGTCGTGTACGTCGACAACGACCCGATCGTCCTCACCCTGTCCCAGGGGCTGCTCTCCAGCACCCCGGAGGGGAAGACGGCCTACGTCGAGGCCGACATGACCGACCCCGGCACGATCCTGGCCGCGCCCGAGATCCGCGACACCCTCGACGTCGACCGTCCCGTGGCGCTGACGGTGATCGCCATCGTGCACTTCGTCCTCGACAAGGACGACGCCCGCGGGATCGTCAGCCGGCTGATGGAGCCGCTGCCCTCCGGCAGCTACCTGGCGATGTCCATCGGCACCGCCGACTTCGCGCCGGACGAGGTGGCGCGGGTGGCCCGCGAGTACGCGGCGCGCAACATGCCGATGCGGCTGCGCACGCATGTCGAGGCGGAGCAGTTCTTCGACGGCATGGAGCTGGTCGACCCCGGTGTCGTCCAGGTCCACAAGTGGCACCCGGACGGCAGCGAGACCGAGCCCATCAGGGACGAGGACATCGCCATGTACGGGGCCGTCGCCCGCAAACTCTGA
- a CDS encoding TetR family transcriptional regulator — protein sequence MTGLRERKKEQTRRRIAAVARRLFAERGFDAVTVNEIADAAEIAKATLFSYFPTKESLALEGVADDDLAAVVAGRPRGQAPLQALRTHFRTLAAGRPEDADWAELTAQARVIAASPALTGAADRLLYQQRQSLARELAGEFGPRTAALMAAQITASQLTLQESFFQRLMDGVPGGEALRALAEDVEVAFDLLQHGHDGKHYHGHNRDSQHHDHDHDHDKER from the coding sequence ATGACCGGACTGCGTGAACGCAAGAAGGAACAGACGAGGCGGAGGATCGCCGCGGTGGCGCGGCGGCTCTTCGCCGAGCGGGGGTTCGACGCGGTCACGGTCAACGAGATCGCAGACGCCGCGGAGATCGCCAAGGCCACGCTGTTCAGCTACTTCCCCACCAAGGAGTCACTGGCCCTCGAAGGCGTGGCTGACGACGACCTGGCGGCGGTGGTCGCCGGCCGCCCCCGGGGCCAGGCACCGCTTCAGGCGCTGCGGACGCACTTCCGCACCCTGGCCGCGGGCCGGCCCGAGGACGCGGACTGGGCGGAGCTGACCGCGCAGGCCAGGGTGATCGCGGCCAGCCCGGCGCTCACCGGCGCGGCGGACCGCCTGCTGTACCAGCAGCGGCAGTCGCTGGCGCGGGAACTGGCCGGAGAGTTCGGGCCGCGCACGGCGGCTCTGATGGCGGCGCAGATCACGGCGTCACAGCTCACCCTCCAGGAGTCCTTCTTCCAGCGGCTGATGGACGGCGTCCCGGGCGGGGAAGCGCTGCGCGCCCTGGCCGAGGACGTGGAGGTCGCCTTCGACCTGCTGCAACACGGGCACGACGGCAAGCACTACCACGGGCACAACCGCGACAGCCAACACCACGACCACGACCACGACCACGACAAGGAGCGGTGA